The Psychrobacter sp. 28M-43 genome segment ATATATAATGGCTCAGGCTTACTTGTATGGGAACAATTTGCAAATAAAAAGCGACCTAGCAATGGTCAGTTTCAAATCTCTATTACTAAACTCAAAGCACTCAATGAAATGGTTTCCGACCATGACCGAGTGCATAGGATTAATATCTAGAATTTAAACTACTTATTCTCACCATCTTCTTTTGGCAAATACTTATCAAGCGCGGCTTGGCGATGCTCTTCATCAGCCAACGGGAAGCCCAGTTTGGCACGAGCTTCTACATAACCAAAGGCAACCTTACGAGCAAGCGTACGCACACGCAGGATAAAACGCTGACGCTCAGTCACTGAAATAGCGCCACGTGCATCAAGCAAGTTAAAGGCATGAGATGCTTTTAATACCATCTCATAAGCTGGCAATGGCAATCCTGCATCGACCAATTTGTCGGCCTGTTGCTCATAGAAATCAAACATCTCGCCCATCATTGGTACATCAGCGTGCTCAAAGTTGTAGGTGGACTGCTCGACTTCGTTTTGATGAAAGACATCGCCATACGTGACACGGCCAAACTCACCATCTGCCCAGACCAAATCATAAACGCTATCAACGCCTTGTACATACATGGCCAAACGCTCAAGCCCGTAAGTGATTTCGCCAGTGACTGGGAAACATTCAATGCCACCGACTTGCTGGAAGTACGTAAACTGCGTGACTTCCATACCGTTTAGCCAAATCTCCCAACCAAGTCCCCATGCACCAAGCGTTGGCGATTCCCAGTTGTCTTCTACAAAACGCACATCATGCACCAATGGATCAATACCAATGGCTCGTAGTGAGTCCAAATACAGCTCTTGGATGTTCGGTGGGTTTGGCTTTAGCACGACTTGGAACTGATAATAATGCTGCAGGCGGTTCGGGTTATCACCATAGCGCCCGTCAGTAGGACGACGTGATGGCTGTACATACGCTGCATTCCAACGCTCAGGACCTAACGAGCGCAAAAACGTCGCGGTATGAAAAGTACCTGCACCGACTTCCATGTCGTAGGGCTGCAATACCACGCAGCCTTTATCGGCCCAATAATTTTGCAAAGTTAAGATTAAATCTTGAAAAGTCATCGGTTGAGAGTCTTTATCTTGTGTCATCGAGGTTATCGCTTGGGATGTCATAGTTTCGGTTTTCATAGTAAAGCCACTGTGAAATGAGTATTATTAAATAAATCTCTGATAGCGCTCGCGCGACCTATTCGGCAACGACTCTATCTGCCTGCTCACCTTACTAAAAATTGACTATTTTATCCATATTTACATCAACTAAATTTGC includes the following:
- the glyQ gene encoding glycine--tRNA ligase subunit alpha, which gives rise to MTSQAITSMTQDKDSQPMTFQDLILTLQNYWADKGCVVLQPYDMEVGAGTFHTATFLRSLGPERWNAAYVQPSRRPTDGRYGDNPNRLQHYYQFQVVLKPNPPNIQELYLDSLRAIGIDPLVHDVRFVEDNWESPTLGAWGLGWEIWLNGMEVTQFTYFQQVGGIECFPVTGEITYGLERLAMYVQGVDSVYDLVWADGEFGRVTYGDVFHQNEVEQSTYNFEHADVPMMGEMFDFYEQQADKLVDAGLPLPAYEMVLKASHAFNLLDARGAISVTERQRFILRVRTLARKVAFGYVEARAKLGFPLADEEHRQAALDKYLPKEDGENK